The Dehalobacter sp. genomic interval AGGGATCTCCGGTCACTTTGATAATTTCAAAACCCGGGGCTTCCGCCGCGGCTTGTTCAATATACCGGAAGTCTGTGAATAGAATGGAACGGCTGGATTCGATCAGCAAGGTTGCACTGGTCCCCGTAAAACCGCTTAAATAAAAAATATTGGGCGATGAGGTCACGATTAAGGCATCAAGTTTATTCTCGGCCAGTCTCCGGCGAATCTTTTCCAGCCTCATGGTTACTATTCCTTTCCTTCTGACGGTACTTCTGAAATTCCAGCGCATAGGCTAAGGCCAGAAAATAACTGTCTGTCCCGAGTCCGCTGATTTGCCCGACGCAGGCTCCGGCGATCACTGAATGGGAACGAAAACCTTCCCGGGCATAAATATTCGATAGATGCACCTCAAGAGCGGGCACGTTTACCCCTTTGATCGCATCGTAAAGCGCATAGCTTGTATGGGTCCAGGCCCCTGGGTTAAGAATTAAAAAATCAGACGGCGTTAACTTCGTAATCCAGTCCACAAGCTCGCCCTCATGGTTCGTCTGACGGCACTCGACGTTGAAGCCATGTGTTTGTCCCGTCTCGATCAGCCTGCCGTTCACTTCATCAAGCGTTGTTTTACCGTATATATCCGGTTCTCTCTGTCCGAGAAGATGAAGATTAACACCATGGAAAACATGAATACGGTTACGGTTCATAGGTCTCTCCTTCTTTATCTATTATTTGCTATAGAAAACAAAATAATGACATAGCCTTTTTCTACCCAAAATAAGGCATATCTCATTATAACGAAAAAAATAAAAATATAAAATCATTTTGCTGAATTCTTTCGAATAGTCATGAACCACGTTTGAGGCGTCTATTTTGGCGTTTCGCTGTCCGTTTTCTCGCTGCTCTGAACCTGAGGATAAATGACCCCAAGTGCGGATTTTTCGCCTTCCATCCGCGGAGAATTGACAATATTAATATTGCTCAGCATAATACTGGTTTCAATAAGCCCATTTCCGGGACATTCCACTTTCCGGATTTCAGTCCGCGGCAGGATAAAATGGACCTCATGCGGAACTGTCGGTTCGCCGATCCTGGCAACCCGGATTTTTACGCCTTCTACTTCAAGGATTACATCATCGTACCGTTTTTGGGCATACCCACTGGTAAGGTAATTGCCTGGATCGTTGGCATAAGCTGAACCGGCAGATCCGGAAGCGCCATAACCGGAAGCCTGCCGATCCGGAATATTAACGATCTGTCCAACGACCAACGCGCAAGGATCGACACCAGGGTTTGCTTTGCCGATATCCTGCCAGCAGCACCCGTTCCGGCCCGCTAAAAGGAAAAATGTATCTCCTGCTTTTATCGTATACTTTTTCAACAGCCCTACCCCTTTCTACATTTCCATATTATGGGGATCAAGGTTGTCAGGTTCTTTTTTTATCAAGTAGGTCTTTGACAGCTTTAACGATCAACCAGACACAATAGAAAGGAGATATCATCACCAAAATTGACAATATCCCGGTTCAAAGTTCTTCCGACTTGATTCATGAAATTTATTTTTTATCCTTCTCCATGGTAATTTGAGAAAGTACGAGTTTGGGTATATTTTGCGGGCATTGAGACTTTACAATGGCATAAGCATATTGCACTGAGAAGGGCTTTGGAAAATAAGCAAGATACCGGTTTTCCCAATGTGTGGGTGCATATTTGGCCTTGGCATGATGCAAAGCCTTAAAATCGTATGCATAATTCAAATTATCATAGATGTAGGCAAAAAACTTTTCATTCAGCGTGGTTTTATCCCCTGACGCCACATTATAAAGAGGAGAAAGCCCCAGATTGCCCCACTGTACACCCTCCCCTTTCATGACCATAAATGCTTCATAAATGATTTTCTCCATAACTCCCTGTGGGGCATCTTTTCTTCTTCTTGTTATGTCGGCCAGATAGCCGAGACCATTGAAATAAGGCAAGAAGACCACAAATCCAAGCATTTGTTCCTGGGCATCAATCGCATAAAAATACCTTCGGTCAAGCGGATTATCTAGCCCTACCCCGCCAAGCATAAAGGACATTTCCGGAGTACGTTTATTCCGTAACCATTCTTCTGAGATTTGATGGATCTCCTTTTCGATTTCCATATCCCGCGATGCTTCAGGTTTATACTCTTTAACAGTGATTCCCGCTTTATTCGCATAGTTGATCGCTGCCCTCACTTTGGCCACTTTTCCGCCTGCAAGAGTATATTCTGAAAGTTTAAAACAGGCATCTTCCCCGTATTTCAGCACCCCAAACTGAGCGGCCTTATATAGATCAAGAAAATAATCGGTAACATTAAGCAGCAAAAGGTCAAGGCCATTCTGTTTGGAAAAAAATAATAATTCATTAAGAAAAATAAAACTATCCTTTTTGTCACAGATGATATCGCCACAGCAGACCAAAACGCCCCCGATAGTTGTATAGGAGCACATGCCGTCAACGCTGCTGCTGAAGAAGTAGCGTTTGTCTTTTTCCAGGGACAGATAGGACATCGGATTTTGTCCATATTTTAACACTAATCTGCGAACCTTTTCCATGTCCTGTTTATCATGAATATAGTTGTAGACAAGGGGTTTCATCAGAAGCAGTGCCGAAGCAAAAATACAGATCCAGTTAATCATGATTAAAGTATCCGCATAAATACGGCCGTAATTGCTTTTGATTTCAAGCACGGAAGCATCCATAAAGATTAATAATTTTATTGAGCCTGCCAAGGCACTAAAAACTGAGTGCACATCGTTGATATGACCCCTCATCATGTATAAACCAATTGAGGCATTGGCAAAGAGTAAAACAAAAGAAACGCCAATAAACACAAAAGCCCATTTTAACGTTACTTTATTAGACAATCTACAAAAGTCCTTATATGAAAGAACGAGTACTAACAGAACGAACAATTCAATGATTACAATGGGAATCATCAATTGATGGAAACGTACAATTTGTAAAGCTAATGTTGCTGATAAAAAGATAACTTCGATAATCCAGGCATTACGAATCCTTTGAAATAAACTGTAAGCAAGAAGAAGCATTAATAAGCCGAGCATAAAGGATAATACGCCATGAACCATTACATAATTGGGATTAATAATATTGCCATAAATATGCTCAACTTGCCTTGTAAACTTAAAAGGCAATGCTGACAATAAGTTTTCAAATCCTATCAATATCAAAAGAAAAATAGAAAAGTTTTGTATTTGCCTTTTTATATATGTACTCATTTTTTTGTTCCTTCTGATATCTTTCTATACTCGTCTATATATTACCTGACGTGACAGGCAAAATCAAATGATTGAAGGTCTCGAATAGGCTTCGTAATTGTAACTTGTCCTTTTGAACTAATTCTTGATATTTCCATGACAGAACCACCTTTCTATTCTTTGCATCTTTACTTTCTTTACGTCTACTATGCTACTGTTACAGGTATATGTGCAAATGATTAACAGTCATCCATTGTTGTTCCCTTTCCCCCCATGACTTGTTGTCAAGTCTTTCGATGTGAATCTTCGATACGGCAAAATTTTTTAATTTAAAGAACTTGTACGCGCCTACAAATTCTTCGGTTAATAAAATAATTCGCTTGCCGCTCTATACGAAAGATGAACCGATTAAATTAAATCATGTAGCTAGGGTGGTAAAAACAAATTAAAGCAGCTGCCGGGGAAATGTTCTCGGCAACTGCTTTAATAAGAAGTTGAAATTTACAGCTTGAGCAGACGCTCTGCATTACCATGGGCAATCTTTTCCTTATCGGATGCGCTGATTGGTGCATTTTCAAGAAACGCTCGCGCGCTCTCGTTGCCGATATAAGGATAATCTACAGAGAATATGATCCTGTCTGCGCCCAATACCTGCAAGATAAATTGGAAGTGCGGCAGCGTAAACATACCGCTTGGCGTGACATAAACATGATTGATAAAGGTTTCAGATATTGTTTTCGGGAGATGTGTCGCTTCCTTGGAAAGCGCTTCATCAAGGCGAGCAAGGAAGAACGGCACCATCTCTCCCCAATGACCTGCAATCAGCTGTAAATTGGGATATTTCACGAAAACACCCGATAATATCATTCGTAGCATATGGACGCCTACTTCTGCGTGCCACCCCCAGCCAAACGCTGATAACCTTGCACTGACAACTGGATCCAATCCGGCATAATACGCCTCCTGCACGGTTCTGGCAGGAAATCCCGGGTGCATATAAATGGGCACCTTTAAAAAGTTCGCCATCGCAAGAACAGGCTCAAATTTAGGGTTATCAAGAAATATTGCGTCTGCTGCTGGCCGTCCGCTAAGCAAAACCCCTTTGAAATTAAGCTCCTTTACAGTACGCTCCAGTTCCTCTGCCGCCGCCTTCGGGTCTGCCCACGGTAAAGTTGCAAAAGCTGCAAAGCGGTCAGGATATCTTCTAACCCTCTCTGCCATTTCATTGTTGGCTGCCTTCGCTATCGAAATAGCTTCCGGCGCAGGGATTAACTGCGTCATTGCCGTATAAGAAAGCACCTGCATATCAATTTTTCCCGCATCCATGCTTGCCAGCCACTTTTCTTCTACATTCCCATCTGTGTCTGTGGTGTAATAGGCCAATCCAGGCGAGTGGGAGTCTGGGACATAAGGGGCCATTTGCAACAAATTGCCAAATGATGCTGCGGTTATTTCTCTATTATTTATATGTTCTTCTATTGTGATAATCTTCATTTTTGATTTACATTTCCTTTATTCGTTTATAAATGACTCAATCCCATTGACCCATACGCGTTTAACCTTATGGAGCGCTTTAATATCGGTAGTAGGGTCACCATCAACCAAAAGCAAATCCGCCCTGAGACCCGGTTTAATCATGCCTCTGTCAGCGATGAATCCGAATAATCTGGCTGGAAGGCTGGTTGCGCTTTGCAGCGCCTGCACAGGAGTCATGCCTACAGCCACAAACGCTTCGATTTCATCAAGCAAACCAATGCCGTGGTCGATACTGGCAGGGGCAAAGGGCGCATGATTTGCATCAGTACCTGCAATGACTGGTATCCCCGCATTTATTAAGGTTTTTAGTGTAATATCAATATTTTGTGAATCCAAGTTGAGATTGGGCATACGATTTAGAAAAGTTATTGTTTTTTTCATCATGCCCGAAGTAGGAACCGTAATAATCCCTTTTTCCAACATTTCTTCGATCAGGGATTCCGTAATCGGGGCTTCAACCGGAATGTGCGTAACAACATCAACACCTGCATCAATGGCCGTTTTGAAAGTCGCCATCGATACAGCATGGGCAAATACCAGAAGTTTATGTTCGTGTGCTGCCTCTGTCAAGGCGGTAATTGTTTGCGGGGATAAGGCCTTTTCCGCCATACGCGGTTGATCCTCAATGATAATTTTTATATAATCTGCGCCTTTATTAACCTGATCGGCAACAAAACCTTTGGGGTCGTCAATAGGATAAAGCGCAGCTGTGTAACACGTCAATATATCCGAAAATCCCGGGCGTTTTTTCAGGCTGTTTATAAACTCCGTGTCATGAACCGCCATATCAAGCATAGAAGTGACTCCGTATTTTACACCATTTTCCAGATCATTTAATGCTTCCATATGGACATGCGCGTCAATCAGTCCGGGCAGCAGTGTACCCCCCTCGCCGTTAATAACCGTGTCCCCTTTGGTTTCGTGGGATATGAGACCATTTTCAATCACAACCGATTTATGATTCGTTAATTTTATGCCATCAAAAATCTGTACATTGGTTATTTCTATTGACATGACTTCCCCTCCTAAATTCTCATTTTAGGACAAGCGCTTACTTCATATTTGTTCCCGCTGGTCCAATTCCTGACGATCCCTGACAAACCGCCTGTTATTCATACGATATCTCCTTCTATTTCATATACTTTACCCCCCTTGAAAGTAATATTTACTTTATGGTAAAAATAACTTTACCGTTGACAATGATACTACCGAATGTTACCATTGTCAACGGTAAAGTAAAATATTCTTTACCGTAATAAAATGATGTGATAAGGTGTAACGATCATGCAGAATAAATCTGAACTACTAAAGGAACTAACCGATGTTGGGCATCTTTTTCGCAAGATTCTAACCCGGCCCATAGAATCGAATTGCAAAGTGAATGTGAAGCCTTCACAAAAGTACGCCCTGATCGCACTGTCAAATTACAGTGAGATGACCATGTCAGAACTCGGTCGGGACCTATTGGTCTCGAAGCAGCAGCTTACCATCATCGTTGGTGAATTGCTGAGAAAGGGTTACGTTGAGCGTTATCTTGATAAGAATAATCTTCGTATTGTCTATGTCCGGCTGACCGAAGAGGGAAGAAACGCTCTTAATGAGATCTATACGCATGTAGAAACCGGGCTTTCATCAAAGCTGGATCTACTGTCCGCTGAAGAGCTTGACGCGTTAATGTCTGCGGCGGTTTCAATTAAGAAATCGCTCGAGAAAATAGATGAAAATGAATAGGACAAGTATAAATATTTAGGTAGGAAATGATCAAAGTCGCCCTCTCTATTCGGAGCGAATGAGAATACTCAGACGAACTTCCGCTTCTCCGTTTACATAATCCAGTTCCTGAATCAAAAAAGGGACCTCCTTCTGAAGCTGAATTGTATTCACCGCCCGGAGTATTTTCTTCAGTTCCCCTTCTCCGTTTACTTTGATCGTGGCTTGAAAGAAATCCCCTCTTTTCATTGACGGCTGGGTGATATCCATGGCCTTAACCGAAACATTTTCGGATTTGAGGCAATGATTGATCTGTTCCAGCATATGCGGAAGATCAGCGCGATCCGGTATCAGCAGATTGTTCTTGGCCCCTTCTGCCAGAATGTCCTGGTATTCCTGCCGGAGTAAGTTTTCTTTTGCACTGACGGTATCTAGTTGCCGAGTCAGCGGTCGCACTGCCAGGACCTGGACTGCGATGACGGCCAATAGAATGATACTCGCGCCCATAATCACAATTCTGCTTAAACTTAACTTATCTAAAAACCGCCACCTTGTAGCAGGCTCAGATAAGAAGTCTCTCTGAGATGAGATGTTTCTATCAGATAAAAAGTGCTTTAAAAATTGAAGGTATTTAAAAGACACATCTTTACCTCACTTCAAATTTTTCTTTCTACACGCAAGCAGAACGAAATTGTTTTATCCCGATAATCATAATCGGTCAGGACTGGTTCCCTCCAGCCTTCTTCCGTCAAAACCCCGATTAAACTTGTGATACTAAGATTATCGGAACAGTCCGCATATAGGTACAGCGTATTCTGCCGATAGCTCAGACGATTCAAACGTATACTGCTGTTAAGGCTGGCTAAGGACTTCTGAACCATTGTTAAATCCCCAAATGTATCGCTGCGGTTCCGTTCCCATTCCGACCAGATCTGATTTTTCCGTTCCGCGTTTAGTTCATCGACCTGTTCCTGCAGTGCCGTAATTTCTATCTGGTGCTCAGAAATATGATTGATTAGCGGATAGCAATAACAACCTATCCCGAAGACCATTCCAATAAAAATCATCAGGACCAGCAGGCATGTTTTTATTTTGGCTGGCCGCAAAAAAATGCAGCCTAAATTGCAGTTTTTCTTTTCTTTCACTCTTTGCCAGCCAGCCAGCAGTGCCAGGTGATGAAAATTCATAGAATAGCTATCTGCCGAAAAATCACTGGAATCAAATTCCTGATAAACGGATTCCAGCGTCCGGACACCCTCAGCCTCTCCTGAATCAATCAGGATATCTGCGATCCGGGCGGCTTTAGCGCTTCCATCCGTGACAACGATATTGAAAGGAATTGTGCAGTCTTTCAGCGCAGTATAAATCTGATATTTCGGAGTCTCCGGTTCATTGCCCGGGATCACCCTTATCACTTCCGGCAAGCCATTGCGATATTGGACAGCCTGGATATTTTGATTATCAAGTTTAAACAGGCAAAGAATTCTTTTTTCTTTTAAAGGTGCCAGGATCCCGCCAAATGCCTGAACCGTATATTCAGCACCGCAAAGTTCATATCCCGTCTGCTGAAGACACCGGGCATAAAGCTCAAGCGTAGTTTTCCTTACGCCAATGACGCTGATCCGAAGATATTCATCCTTCTTCTCGTCCAATACCACGTATTCATAACAAAGTTCGCTGATTGGAACCGGAACTTCCTGTTCAAGCCAGAAATGAACTGTTTTATCCCGATACTTCGGAACAACCCAAGGAATACAAAATTCCCTGATCAGCCCGTTCTTAAAAGGAAGCAACAGATAAACAGGGACTTTTCTCGAACATTTTCGTTGCCCGAATCGTCCCTGACAGTCTTTTTGACGATATTCATCCAGAACCATTTTTAGATTTTCTTCGGCGTCACTGCCTTCGGACCCTGAAAAAGTCTCCAGTGGAAAGCTGGAGAAGACAATCTCGGAACCCATGTTTCCAAGACGCTTCGAGCGATAAAGAAATCTTATTTCTTGGGCATCAATCTCTAAAAAAAGCATTTTTTCTTGGCCTGCCTTCTAAATAGACGACCATAAAGTACTGGCAAGACTTTCGTCAAAAACTTTAACTTCAGCCTGAGATCCATCCGAACTTAGATATACCATAATCAAATTTCCGGGGTCCGGAAAGGTATTTCCGGTAATTTCTGCAATACCAAATCCCGTTTTCCCTGTCTCGGCCTTTTGCTGCGTCACCGTTGAATCAAGTCTGGCAATATAATCAGGGATAAGTCCTGAACCCGTGATCGTTCCGTTTGCAGCAGAAAGTTCATCAATCCTGAGATATATTCCATTGTCGACCTGATACCTGTCCAGCGCTGCTTTGACTTCACGTCCTGTTGTGATATCGGCTTTCTCTCGAGCTGTTTCTGCATTCCCAACGAAACGTGGGATGACAATTGCGGCTAGGATGGCCAGAATAACGACCACCAGCATAACTTCCAGAAGGGTAAATCCTTTCTCGTTTTTAACCACTTAAGACATTCCTCCCTGTATTTTTTGACGTTTATTTTAATTTTTGCCTGTGATTTTAATTTGTTTATCGTATAAAAGAATATAAGCTTAATGGATCTGTGAGCTTATATCAAAGATCGGCAGGAGAACTCCGATAGCCACGAAACCGACCAGGCCCGCCATAAGAAACACTAGAGCAGGCTCTAAGAGCTTCGTATACTGCTCAATTCGCTCCTCCAGCTCTTTTTTGAACATCCGAGTCATATACGCAAGCATTTCACTGAGTTTGCCGGATTCCTCCGCAACCTCCAGCATTTTTGCAACTTCAGGAGGAAACAACTTACTCGTGATGATGACCGAGAACATTCTTCTTCCTTCGTTGACAGCAAAAATTAATTGGGTTGTCAATTCCTGCATCAGATGATCCTTGAAAAGGTTTTTCACCAGGAGCAGTGATTCCTGCAGAGACAGCCCCGCGTCCAGCAATCTTCCCAGGACCGAACAAAATTGAATGAGCTGCCTAGTTCTGTTGATCTTACCGGTTCCAGGTATGATGAAGGAATGTCCTTTTTTATTCAGCAGCCACACCGTTATGGCCAGAACAGGGATAACGGCTGTCAAATACGGGATACAACAACCCACATTAAACATTATTTTTGTTGCCAGCGGCAATTCCGTCTCAAACCCGCGGAAAAGGTTTTCATACATCGGCAGAATCATAAGGCTGAGGGTATAGATGATAAACAAAGATGCGACAAGAAGCAGAACCGGATAAAATAAAGCATTTTTGAATTTCTTCTCAAAAAAATACGCGTCCTCCAGATAACCTGCGATATCGATCAACGCAGTCGGCAGAGTCCCGCTTCTTTCGCCGGCTTTGACCATCGTGGCAAACAGGTGCCCCGGAGAGGGAATGATGCCCTGCAAACTGACATGCAGTTCGGCGCCAGCCTGAAGAGAGAGGCTAACCTGCTTCCATTGATTTTTATCTAAACCGGTTGTTTCTCTTTCCGCAATGACATCTAATACCGCAAGCAGCGGAATGCCTGCCTCCAGCATTGTTCCCAGCTTACGTGCTGTCCTCCCCCAAAACAGTTTTCTATTTCCCGTCTTGTATCTGATCCACACCGAAGTGAATAATGCCCTGGTGATCTCCACGGGATATAAATGCTGTTCCCTTAGCCCGGAAACAACTCTGCTTTGATCTTCCTCCGCCCAGTAGCCCATCCGTATATTGCTATTTTTATCAACGGCTTTCCATTTCCAGAGCAATCGCAAACCCTCTTATTATCCTAATCTATATTTCCGCCCACAGTCTCATGATTTCTTCCAGAGAAGTTATTCCGGCAGCGACTTTCCTAAGCGCATCTTCTTTCAGCGTAAGCATTCCAGATTTTTTAGAGACCTTTTCAAGGCTGGCGGCACTGCCTTTTTGCAGAATTAGTTTCTTAATTTCCTGATTGTAGGGAAGATATTCATGAATCCCTATCCTGCCGTTGTATCCGGTCCCATGGCACTTGGAACAGCCTGCCGGTTCATAAATAGCTGATACGGCTTCCCCGTGAAAAATTTGTTTCTCTTCAGCTAAAACCGGTTTTAATTTCCGGCAATTCAGACATAGTCTCCGGACAAGTCTCTGAGCCAGTACCCCGCAAACCGCCGAAGCTACCATATAGGCATCGATATCCATATCCAATAAACGGGTAAGCGCTTCTGCTGCAGTATTGGTATGAACGGTAGATAAAACAAGGTGCCCGGTCATTGCAGCCGCTGTTGCAATTTTGGCGGTTTCTCTGTCTCTTATTTCCCCTACCATAATAACATCCGGATCTTGACGAAGAATGGATCTCAGGCCACTTGCAAAGTCCAGGCCAATACCAGCATTGACCTGAGCCTGACTGACTCCCGGTAGTCGGTATTCGACAGGGTCTTCGATGGATACCATATTGATTGTTTCGGACGGCAGCTCCCGGATCAGGGCATATAATGTGGTGGTTTTGCCGCTCCCGGTCGGACCGGAAATGAGGATCAGCCCATGCGGCTGGCGGATAAGCTTTCGAATTTGATATTCGACATCCTCCCGCATACCCAGTTCTTCCAGGGAGAGACGTGCGGTCTTTTCATCCAGAATCCTGGTCACAACTTTTTCTCCATAGACAGTCGGAAAAGTAGAAACTCTGACATCAATTTTCTTATCAGAAATGTCCAGCATGATTCTGCCATCCTGAGGGAGACGTCTTTGGGTTATATCCAGACCCGACATGACTTTCAAGCGGGCGGTAACACTTCTGGACAGATCCTTTGGCAAGTTTTCCTTAACCATCAGCAGCCCGTCTATCCGAAATTTCACGCTGAATCCGGTTTCGATCGGTTCCCAGTGTATATCACTTGCTTTTTCGATAACAGCCTGTCGGAACAGCGAATCAACAAGGCTGACGACCGGCGTTTCCTGGGCATTGACATTTTCTTCAATCTTCCAGCTCACTGATTCGTTTGGATTTAGAACAGCATGTTCCCCAGTTGATCTTTCCAATGTAAAACATTCTCGGATCGCAATTTTGATTTCTTCAGCGGAAGCTAGGAGCGGATCAACCTGATATCCTGTAAAAAGCATCACATCATCCAACGCGGTTCTATCTGTAGGATCCGCCATAGCGATGATGATTCTTTGATTCTGAGCCGCAATCGGAATCAGCGTATATTTCCGGGCTAGTTCTTCCGAAACCAATTTTGCTGCTGAAACATTGACAGGTCTCTCAGCAAGACTGATCATGTTAATTCCTGATATCCGGCTTTTAAATTCCAGGATTTCCTCTTCTGCCAAATACGCTGCAAGAAGTTCTTCAAGTTTTACTCCCTGGTCAAGCAGGGCAAGCTGAGTAGCTATCTCATCGGCATTTAAAATAAGTGCCTTGTTCTCACGGGCATACACGTAAAGTTCTTTAAGCACAAAATCTTTCCAAAATCCTGGTTTGGACTGATCAATCATAAACGTACCTGTACCCGGTAAGGTCGTACTTCCCGTCTTCTCCCAACACAAGCTCCCCAACCCTGCACTGTTTCATATTCCCCATTGTTGCCCTGGATGTGATTTGCGTTACATCGTTGGCCCGTATGACTTCAATTTCAACAACCATTCCTTCCGAATCGTATTGAATGCTCCCCTGCCAGGAAGGATCATGAGCAAGAACTGCTTTGGCGTATTCAAGTCCGCTGTCAGCCATATAAGCAGTCTTGACTTTTTGGGCCT includes:
- a CDS encoding aminopeptidase P family N-terminal domain-containing protein, whose product is MRLEKIRRRLAENKLDALIVTSSPNIFYLSGFTGTSATLLIESSRSILFTDFRYIEQAAAEAPGFEIIKVTGDP
- a CDS encoding 3-dehydroquinate dehydratase; the encoded protein is MNRNRIHVFHGVNLHLLGQREPDIYGKTTLDEVNGRLIETGQTHGFNVECRQTNHEGELVDWITKLTPSDFLILNPGAWTHTSYALYDAIKGVNVPALEVHLSNIYAREGFRSHSVIAGACVGQISGLGTDSYFLALAYALEFQKYRQKERNSNHEAGKDSPETGRE
- a CDS encoding LysM peptidoglycan-binding domain-containing protein, producing MKKYTIKAGDTFFLLAGRNGCCWQDIGKANPGVDPCALVVGQIVNIPDRQASGYGASGSAGSAYANDPGNYLTSGYAQKRYDDVILEVEGVKIRVARIGEPTVPHEVHFILPRTEIRKVECPGNGLIETSIMLSNINIVNSPRMEGEKSALGVIYPQVQSSEKTDSETPK
- a CDS encoding DUF2156 domain-containing protein, translated to MSTYIKRQIQNFSIFLLILIGFENLLSALPFKFTRQVEHIYGNIINPNYVMVHGVLSFMLGLLMLLLAYSLFQRIRNAWIIEVIFLSATLALQIVRFHQLMIPIVIIELFVLLVLVLSYKDFCRLSNKVTLKWAFVFIGVSFVLLFANASIGLYMMRGHINDVHSVFSALAGSIKLLIFMDASVLEIKSNYGRIYADTLIMINWICIFASALLLMKPLVYNYIHDKQDMEKVRRLVLKYGQNPMSYLSLEKDKRYFFSSSVDGMCSYTTIGGVLVCCGDIICDKKDSFIFLNELLFFSKQNGLDLLLLNVTDYFLDLYKAAQFGVLKYGEDACFKLSEYTLAGGKVAKVRAAINYANKAGITVKEYKPEASRDMEIEKEIHQISEEWLRNKRTPEMSFMLGGVGLDNPLDRRYFYAIDAQEQMLGFVVFLPYFNGLGYLADITRRRKDAPQGVMEKIIYEAFMVMKGEGVQWGNLGLSPLYNVASGDKTTLNEKFFAYIYDNLNYAYDFKALHHAKAKYAPTHWENRYLAYFPKPFSVQYAYAIVKSQCPQNIPKLVLSQITMEKDKK
- a CDS encoding amidohydrolase family protein, whose amino-acid sequence is MKIITIEEHINNREITAASFGNLLQMAPYVPDSHSPGLAYYTTDTDGNVEEKWLASMDAGKIDMQVLSYTAMTQLIPAPEAISIAKAANNEMAERVRRYPDRFAAFATLPWADPKAAAEELERTVKELNFKGVLLSGRPAADAIFLDNPKFEPVLAMANFLKVPIYMHPGFPARTVQEAYYAGLDPVVSARLSAFGWGWHAEVGVHMLRMILSGVFVKYPNLQLIAGHWGEMVPFFLARLDEALSKEATHLPKTISETFINHVYVTPSGMFTLPHFQFILQVLGADRIIFSVDYPYIGNESARAFLENAPISASDKEKIAHGNAERLLKL
- a CDS encoding amidohydrolase family protein, whose translation is MSIEITNVQIFDGIKLTNHKSVVIENGLISHETKGDTVINGEGGTLLPGLIDAHVHMEALNDLENGVKYGVTSMLDMAVHDTEFINSLKKRPGFSDILTCYTAALYPIDDPKGFVADQVNKGADYIKIIIEDQPRMAEKALSPQTITALTEAAHEHKLLVFAHAVSMATFKTAIDAGVDVVTHIPVEAPITESLIEEMLEKGIITVPTSGMMKKTITFLNRMPNLNLDSQNIDITLKTLINAGIPVIAGTDANHAPFAPASIDHGIGLLDEIEAFVAVGMTPVQALQSATSLPARLFGFIADRGMIKPGLRADLLLVDGDPTTDIKALHKVKRVWVNGIESFINE
- a CDS encoding MarR family transcriptional regulator; this translates as MQNKSELLKELTDVGHLFRKILTRPIESNCKVNVKPSQKYALIALSNYSEMTMSELGRDLLVSKQQLTIIVGELLRKGYVERYLDKNNLRIVYVRLTEEGRNALNEIYTHVETGLSSKLDLLSAEELDALMSAAVSIKKSLEKIDENE
- a CDS encoding prepilin-type N-terminal cleavage/methylation domain-containing protein codes for the protein MVKNEKGFTLLEVMLVVVILAILAAIVIPRFVGNAETAREKADITTGREVKAALDRYQVDNGIYLRIDELSAANGTITGSGLIPDYIARLDSTVTQQKAETGKTGFGIAEITGNTFPDPGNLIMVYLSSDGSQAEVKVFDESLASTLWSSI
- a CDS encoding type II secretion system F family protein; amino-acid sequence: MLWKWKAVDKNSNIRMGYWAEEDQSRVVSGLREQHLYPVEITRALFTSVWIRYKTGNRKLFWGRTARKLGTMLEAGIPLLAVLDVIAERETTGLDKNQWKQVSLSLQAGAELHVSLQGIIPSPGHLFATMVKAGERSGTLPTALIDIAGYLEDAYFFEKKFKNALFYPVLLLVASLFIIYTLSLMILPMYENLFRGFETELPLATKIMFNVGCCIPYLTAVIPVLAITVWLLNKKGHSFIIPGTGKINRTRQLIQFCSVLGRLLDAGLSLQESLLLVKNLFKDHLMQELTTQLIFAVNEGRRMFSVIITSKLFPPEVAKMLEVAEESGKLSEMLAYMTRMFKKELEERIEQYTKLLEPALVFLMAGLVGFVAIGVLLPIFDISSQIH
- a CDS encoding GspE/PulE family protein, with the translated sequence MCWEKTGSTTLPGTGTFMIDQSKPGFWKDFVLKELYVYARENKALILNADEIATQLALLDQGVKLEELLAAYLAEEEILEFKSRISGINMISLAERPVNVSAAKLVSEELARKYTLIPIAAQNQRIIIAMADPTDRTALDDVMLFTGYQVDPLLASAEEIKIAIRECFTLERSTGEHAVLNPNESVSWKIEENVNAQETPVVSLVDSLFRQAVIEKASDIHWEPIETGFSVKFRIDGLLMVKENLPKDLSRSVTARLKVMSGLDITQRRLPQDGRIMLDISDKKIDVRVSTFPTVYGEKVVTRILDEKTARLSLEELGMREDVEYQIRKLIRQPHGLILISGPTGSGKTTTLYALIRELPSETINMVSIEDPVEYRLPGVSQAQVNAGIGLDFASGLRSILRQDPDVIMVGEIRDRETAKIATAAAMTGHLVLSTVHTNTAAEALTRLLDMDIDAYMVASAVCGVLAQRLVRRLCLNCRKLKPVLAEEKQIFHGEAVSAIYEPAGCSKCHGTGYNGRIGIHEYLPYNQEIKKLILQKGSAASLEKVSKKSGMLTLKEDALRKVAAGITSLEEIMRLWAEI